Part of the Nicotiana sylvestris chromosome 2, ASM39365v2, whole genome shotgun sequence genome, TTGGTTGTTAGTGGAAAACCTTAGTGAAGTTTTTCTTCTTAAAATTCCCAAATTCAGTGAATAACCCAATTTTGTGATTCAGGAAATTTCCTCCCTCAACTTAGTATGAGGTCACTACTGATGCTACATTCTTAATACTAACTCTGCTTCTGTTGGTGGTATAGTGAGGGACTCCCCCAAAATGGGCTTTTGGTACATGGTTCCGCTTCGTGCTGAACTACAGAAGACAGTGGAAGGGCTGCCCTTAGAAGAGGAGAAATTTTTTTCCTCAGTCAACTATAAAATCAGATCCCAAATCCAACATGAGGTTCCCGTAGCGCCATACAGCTAGATCTTTGGTCAAAAGATCGTAGACTGCCGCTCCAGCTCCACAACAGATCGAAAGCATCAGCCACAGAATGATTCCAGAGAAAGAAAATGGAGGAACTGATTTTCTGGCCAGATTACAATACAAACCTAATAAGTCCTGCACGTTTTGCCCGAAATCTCAGATATTCTGCCTGCTGAAGGGTCTGAGACTTCTAGACCTTGCTTTTAACTAAATTCTAGCCACCAAAAGAAAAGGACAATAAAAAGGAGTAACGAACTAGATTATGCATTTCTTAGAGTAAATATGGTTTTTCACTCTCTTAGTTCATACTTGGCCTAATTACCAAAGCACTACAAATGCAACCTTGAAGGAAAAAGAAGGGAAGGAGAGGAAGCGAATTCGTACAGACCAGAAGCTATTTGAAACAGATTCTACTCCAAGCCAGTatatcaagtgatcaaaaacatGATTCGTGCAAGAATGTTCAACTGACCAGGAAATGGGaagaatataaaatataaataaaaggaGTGAAGAAAACTCATCAACGTGGGGTGAAAATAAACACCTAATTCAACAAATGAGGACAAACATTATTTCCGGAAGTAGATTATGTAATTAAATGAGTGCTTCCTGAGCCCCAAAGAATGTATATTTTTGCAACCTGATATTCAACCACCCTTATTTGAATAagttcttttactttttattttttggtagATTTTATCACTTATAGTTGTTTCAGATAGTTTCTGGATCTccaaattcaattttaaaaggaCAAAGTTTATCCATCGTCCAATCTCAATAAGTATTGACCCTGAAAAAGTGAAACGTGACAGCTTAATTGGGATTGATAAGGATAATATACGGACAAAACGATGTCTGAGAGGATCTAAAAATATTTCATATATATCTAACAGTAAGCATCAGAGTAATGTAAGCTGAAGCTAAGGATGGATATGGGGAAACATAAAGCATCAACCACAGAAAGAACAGAGCAACAAAGACAACCATAAGAGAGACTATTGATAGAGTGAGATAACAAAGAGCAAAGATGTAAGATGAAGAGACACTCTTTTGTTACTTCAGTTAAGAAAAGCAACATGTATGTGCTAATTAATTACAAAGAGAAAATCAATGTACATAAGCTGGAACAAAAATTTATCTTACATCTGTACTCCCAAATTGTGCATCCTCATGGTTATCGCAAGAAGGCGCCCAACACTCAGGCCATCATGATCCCTTGTCCAAGCAAGGATCCTCCTCCTTGAACACCACTGAGGCCATTAATGTTCAGAAGGAAACCTCATCCAATTACTCACTTCAGTTAACTAGCGTAATTTGCACACGAGTTCGAAACTATTAACCAGACAGATTAAGGTGGGTAAAATCTAAGCTTGAGAATCTAGCTTAAGGAGAGTTCAATGGTGAACAGCAGGCAGAAGGAAATTGAAGGAAACAAGATTGCTAAATAATCCAGATAGCTCATGTCCCCCGTAAGAAGTATGTTGAATATTTAAGTTAAGCACTACTTTAGTATATTGAAGCATCAAATCTTGGTTCATAGAAGCAGACTTGACTGTTATATGATTGTAGAGCACACCCAGCAATCCAAGACCACACCTTCTTATCGACATCATAAAGAAGGCCTTTGCCTTGGTTCCAGGATGTGAAGCATATTAGGTTATCCTGTCCAAAGCATTCAAATCTTTCTGCAGATAGTCTTAAAAGTGCACGAAAGTACCTGGGAGGCATCCTGCTTATCTCAACCCAGACGACTTTTGTGTGATCTAGTTCCCATATCCTCATACTTTGAAGAGTACTATAAAGGCCTATCCTTCCAACCAGAAATAGACGTTTGTGAGTGCCAGCAACTAGGTACCCATCCAACAATGAGCGTGGAAACTTAGCAGGGATGTGTTCCCACTGCCCCGTATCCAGTCGATACATCATCAAACCAAGTGGGGAGAGAGTTTCCAAATATAGCCTTGAATCACAAAATGCCATCTTGGAGGAGCAAAGATTTACAGCAGGCATTGTCTGGTGAAGCGACCATTTGTCGATCTTTGAATTATATACCTCTGTTGGCAAAGACTTGTCGCCATAAATATCACTAGTGGCAATAACTTTAAATGACCTATCCTTTCTATCAACAACCATAATCAACTGCCTCTGCTGATTATAATGCATGCTAGGCAATGTCCTCCAAGTCTGTGTAAGGGGATTACAAACTAAAGTTTTGAACGTCAACCCATCTAACCCTGAGAAACAAACGAGACCGCCCGAAGAACCAACTAGCCAAAATGCCCACTGTGGTAAGAAGGTGAATGGTATTCTAAACCACTGCTTCAGTGGCAAACTGAATACCGAACACTGAGGGGTCTGTGAGTTCTTCCAAAATGTGAGAAGGCAAGGTCCATGGGAGGGCACTTGCGAGTGAAACTTCAAAAAGCTATGATCTTGCAAAATCGAATTCCACCTTTTACAAACAGATCGGAGTCGAAATATCATGAATGGTGGAACTCTGGCTAATATTTCATTCAGCAAATCCTCCGGAAGCATCGCCCAAATACTATCTTCCATCTGAACATCCGGTTGAACAGCTTTCGCAAATGTGGTAACAGTCTCTTCATCCAATCCCCTTGGTTTCGTCTTAACCACTTTCTGCCTTGAAGGACTCGTGTTTCTTGAACCTATACGCCCTAATGGGCTTGTATTCCTGGAGCCACTACTTCCAAAGCTACTAACTTGCCTGTGAAAACTATCATCTTCAGGCAAAGATCCAATTTTTACCACTGTTGAATTCAATAACCCAGACCCAGATTCCGAAGATTCCGCTATTTCAACCATTGCATCAAATCCGAGATATCCCACCTAGCTGAAGCCTATGAACGTGGTCCAATTAAACCCCAGATAACCCGATTTTAATTGAGCAGCATTCACCTGACCACACTGGATGTTCCCACTTTCCAAACCCAAATTGACTTCAATCAAGGAAAAATTCGAAAATTCTCAACCCTAAACTTAAATTCTTGTCCAATTTGGCGTGCATTTATATTGTAAAATTCCCCATTGAAGTTAGAAATGCGCAATTCCGGTTGATGGATACACTTCCAAAAGGGTACATCCAGCTACGGATCGAATCTTTTTTCAATTGGGTTTCACCAGATCCGATTCGAACAATTCAGGCTgcagaaaacaaaacaaaagatcgACTCTTGCTGGGAGAGTATGGATTTGATGATAAAAATGATAGAGTTGGAAAATAGTGTTACCTCAATGGCGATTCAAGCCGTGAAAAGCAAACCCTGAGTTGCTAGTCTTCTCTCCCTCCTTGTCTGCTTCGCAATTGCGTTTAGGGATTTTGTGATTTTGTCTCTAGTAGTGAACTCTTGAGTAGTTGTATACATTTTCAGATATAGAAACACTGCACTGTAAATTTTACGGGGAAAAAAAAATACTCAACAAAAGTATATTCTTtatttacagcttgtttggatgattgTACCTAttatattgtatttatttttattattacttaaattttattgtatataTTATTAAAGTCGTTGCGTAATGACGAAAAGTGCAACTTTATACAATGACAAATTTGGTATGATTATGTGTTAACTTACTTTTTTCTCTCACCTTGCCCTTCctttattaaataattatattttatcttttacccTTTTATA contains:
- the LOC104236713 gene encoding F-box/kelch-repeat protein At5g15710; translated protein: MVEIAESSESGSGLLNSTVVKIGSLPEDDSFHRQVSSFGSSGSRNTSPLGRIGSRNTSPSRQKVVKTKPRGLDEETVTTFAKAVQPDVQMEDSIWAMLPEDLLNEILARVPPFMIFRLRSVCKRWNSILQDHSFLKFHSQVPSHGPCLLTFWKNSQTPQCSVFSLPLKQWFRIPFTFLPQWAFWLVGSSGGLVCFSGLDGLTFKTLVCNPLTQTWRTLPSMHYNQQRQLIMVVDRKDRSFKVIATSDIYGDKSLPTEVYNSKIDKWSLHQTMPAVNLCSSKMAFCDSRLYLETLSPLGLMMYRLDTGQWEHIPAKFPRSLLDGYLVAGTHKRLFLVGRIGLYSTLQSMRIWELDHTKVVWVEISRMPPRYFRALLRLSAERFECFGQDNLICFTSWNQGKGLLYDVDKKVWSWIAGCALQSYNSQVCFYEPRFDASIY